In Limanda limanda chromosome 21, fLimLim1.1, whole genome shotgun sequence, a genomic segment contains:
- the LOC133028261 gene encoding uncharacterized protein LOC133028261 — protein sequence MAALVTGLIPILRTAVNATTNYTGRALWFGFLCIRVVILFLAELPFHKMGSDFTCNGTRDSICTNACFNRLFHKPMVSAWNFMFVLVILSVMIMELFIYHLRSRPQKRSCQVKTDMVLEGQGTEEAQVGTKDSTGKMVIDLFRKRGTVGFYLFSITLRILIESWFIYVLLVWNLPALDNGPYKCSTDICAELRVCVVRAAPEKRMSIYALASISGMIVVCSALFCIYAIVRYLYHF from the coding sequence ATGGCAGCGTTAGTAACAGGCCTCATCCCCATCCTGCGGACAGCGGTGAATGCCACCACCAACTACACGGGCCGCGCGCTGTGGTTTGGCTTCCTGTGCATCCGCGTGGTCATCCTCTTCCTGGCTGAGCTGCCCTTCCACAAAATGGGCTCGGACTTTACCTGCAATGGCACCAGGGACAGCATCTGCACCAATGCCTGCTTCAACAGACTTTTCCACAAACCCATGGTGTCGGCCTGGAACTTCATGTTTGTCCTGGTCATCCTCTCCGTCATGATCATGGAGCTGTTCATCTATCACCTGCGCTCCCGGCCCCAGAAGAGGAGCTGCCAGGTAAAGACAGACATGGTGTTGGAGGGCCAGGGAACCGAGGAGGCTCAGGTTGGGACCAAAGACTCCACAGGGAAGATGGTGATTGATCTCTTTAGAAAGAGAGGCACAGTGGGCTTCTACCTGTTCAGCATCACCCTGCGTATTCTGATTGAATCCTGGTTTATATATGTTCTGTTGGTTTGGAACCTGCCGGCTCTGGATAATGGTCCGTACAAATGTTCCACGGACATTTGCGCTGAGttacgtgtttgtgttgtgagggCCGCTCCAGAGAAACGCATGTCAATCTATGCTTTAGCTTCTATTTCAGGCATGATTGTTGTTTGTTCAGCATTATTTTGCATCTATGCCATTGTTCGATATCTTTACCACTTTTAA